The genomic window CATTGTTGACATAGAGTGAAAACGGCACCGATTTACTGCCGGCCGGATTGACCACCTGAATTCCATGGGTTCCGACGCGCAGGGGCGAGGCATCAAAAGTGATCTGCTCTTGACTGATGACGCTCGATTCGACCAGGGAACCATCGACAAGCAGGCGGCTCACCTGCAGGAAATTCCGGCCGAGAACACTGATCTCTTTTTCGATATCTTCTGCACATTCAGCGATAATTGAAGGGCTGAGTGAATCGATCATCGGCACCGGCTCGGCAATCGTTAACCGGAAGCTGCTCGTGCGGATGTTGCCTTCATCGAGGAATAGCAGCGAATATTCACCCGCCGGGATGTTCGGAACCTGGTAGAAGATAACGCCGGCGTCATCTTGCAGGGGGACCAGAGTCTGATTGCCGATAATCAGCCGCGGCGGCTGCTGCGCATCGCGGAAGGTGACGAATAAATTATCGCCGGGAGAAATACGGTTCGGACTGACTGAGTTGATTTCGATTGCCAGCGCCAGGTTGGCGCTCAGCAACATGAAGGTCATGGTGAGTAATAAAAGATAATTTCGCGGCATGGCAGCTCTCTTTCTGTTCGGTTGTTGATATCATTCTATCAGAGTGACAACCGTGTTCAATCTAGCGCCCTTCAGCCGGCTCAGGACAGGCAAGATGGATGGGGACACTGCTAGTTGGGGACACTACCCGCATTTCGATGGATGGGGACACTACCCGCATTTCAGGGAAGTGTCCCCTGACCAGAAGACATGAAAACCGCGCGGTCGCGGCCGCGCACTCCGCCATACTCTTTTATTGAGCCATAAAAGAGTATGCAGAAAACGGCTCCCTTGCCGGGGGCTTTTTGTGCGGCCTGAATTGTTTCTGTTCAACGGTGCTGTCAGGGAGTTTGCCTTGAGGCAAACGCAGTTCGTCGTTGTGGCGGTTGCGGTCGGGCTACGGTTCGGTAATCGCGCTGACAGGGGCGACCTCAAGAGCAACGGGGGTGAATCAAAATCATCAATCGGCTCCCAAACGGAGTGAAAAGTTGGTGGGGACACTACCCGAAGTCCAGCGAAGTGTCCCCGTGAATTCGGATAAGTACGATGAATCACAAAAAAGGGAGCATCAATCGATGCTCCCCGAATCGCTTCAATCTTTGGCTCAACTTACAACATTGATTGGCTCGCCATCGATAAACGCCTTGATATTTTCCACGGCAATCGCCAGCAGACGCATCCGCGCTTCGCGGGTTGCCCAGGCGATATGCGGCGTGACAAAACAGTTGGTGGCGCCGATCAAAGGATGATGGGTGCGCGGCGGCTCCTCGGAGAGCACATCGATCCCGGCGCCGGCGATCTGCTTGGCATCGAGCGCGTCGGAGAGCGCCCACTCGTCGACCAGTTGGCCTCGACCGGTGTTGATCAGAATCGCCGATTTTTTCATCAGGGTGATCCGTTCCTCGTTGACCAGGTTCTCGGTCTCCGGGGTCAGGGGGCAATGCAGGCTGATCACATCCGACTGCCCGAAAAGGTTGTCGAGATCAATAAATCGAACGGTCGTATCCCGCTGGTACTTCTCGGGATTTGCGGTATAGACGAGAATATTCATCCCGAAGGACCGCGCGACCTGGGCAACGCGGCGGCCGATGGTGCCGTAGCCGACAATCCCCATCGTCTTCCCTTCAAGCTCGAGCAGCGGCATCGCGGTGAACGAGAAGTCGGGACACTCTTCCCAGCGCCCTTTGCGCACCAGTTTATCGTGCAGGGCGACCTTCTGGGTCAGCTCGAGCAGCAGGGCGAACACCATCTGCACGACCGATGAGGTACTGTAGGCCGGCACGTTGGTGACAACGATACCCTTGGCCCGGGCCGCCTCGAGATCGACGACATTGTAGCCGGTCGCCAACACCCCGATATATTTCAGATTCGGTAATGCGTTGATAATCTCGGCATCGAGAACGGTCTTGTTGGTCAGGACGATAACATCGGCGGTGCCGATCCGCTGCAGGACATCTTCCTGATCGGTCCGATCATGGATTTCGCATTCGCCAAGCCTCATCAGTGGATCCATGTCGAGATCACCCGGATTCATGGTGTAGCCATCGAGCACGACTATTCGCATTTTTTATCCCTTGAAAATTATCCTGTTGAAATTTCGCTTCAAATAACTGATCACAAGAACTATAGCGAACCCTGGACCAGAGTCCACTTGCAACTCAATATTCACTTCTGAAAAAACAAGCCCCCGACGCGTGTCGGGGGCTTATCCTGATCTTTATTCATCGATCAGCGCCGCGTGGGCAGCAGCCAGTCGGGCGATCGGCACCCGGTACGGTGAGCATGAAACATAATCAAGGCCGGCCTTGTGGCAGAAGATGACACTCGATGGTTCACCACCATGTTCACCACAGATGCCGAGCTTGATGTCGGGGCGGGTTTCGCGTCCCCGTTCACAACCGATCTTGACCAGTTCACCGACGCCATCCTGATCGATGGCAACAAACGGATCGTTCGGATAGATCTCCTTGTCGACATAAAACGGCAGGAACTTGCCGGCGTCGTCACGCGACAGACCGTAGGTTGTCTGGGTCAGGTCATTGGTACCGAACGAGAAGAAGTCGGCTTCTTCGGCGATAGCATTGGCGGTCAGGGCGGCGCGCGGCAGCTCGATCATGGTGCCGATCAGATACTCGACTTCGACCCCGTACTCGGCAATGACCGCATCGGCGATGCGGATGGCGTTGGCCCGCAGGATCCCCAGCTCCCGGACCTCGCTGACCAGCGGAATCATGATTTCCGGTACGATATCGTAGCCGTCATCCTTGATCAGCTGGCAGGCCGCTTCCATGATGGCGCGGACCTGCATGTTGTAAATCTCGGGAAAGGTGACGGCGAGGCGGCAGCCGCGATGACCGAGCATTGGATTGAACTCGTGCAGCGATTCAACCTTGGCTTTCAGGGTCGAAGCTTCAACGCCAACATCCTTGGCCAGCGCCTCGATTTCATCATCGCTGTGCGGCAAAAACTCGTGCAGCGGCGGATCAAGCAAACGGATGGTGACCGGCAACCCCTTCATCACCTGGAACAGACCATGGAAATCGCTGCGCTGCATCGGCAGAATCTTGTCGAGGGCCCGCTTGCGACCATCGACATCGGCGGCGAGAATCATCTCGCGGACGGCCATAATCCGATCGCCCTCGAAGAACATGTGTTCGGTCCGGCAGAGGCCGATCCCTTCCGCTCCGAAATCACGGGCCACCTGGGAATCGGTCGGCGTATCGGCATTGGTCCGGACTTTCATCCTGCGGTATTCGTCGACCCAGGTCATCAGGGTTTCAAAGTCACCGGTCAGCTCCGGCTTGACCGTCGGCACTTCGCCCTTGATAACTTCACCGGTGGCACCATCCAGGGTGATGACATCGCCCTTCTTGAACACCTCGCCGGACGGCGTGATGAACTGCTGATCGGTATAGCTGACCTTGATGTCACCGCAGCCGGCGACACAGCACTTGCCCATGCCGCGGGCGACCACCGCCGCATGCGAGGTCATGCCGCCACGGGCGGTCAGAATCCCCTGGGCCGCGTGCATGCCGTGAATATCTTCCGGCGAGGTCTCGATCCGGGTCAGGATCACCTTGTGCCCGATCTTCGCCGCTTCTTCGGCCTCGTCGGCCGAAAAGACAATCTCGCCGCTGACCGCACCGGGGGAAGCCGGCAGGCCCTTGGCGACAACATTTTTCTCGGCGTTCGGATCGAGCGACGGATGCAGCAGTTGATCGAGCTGGTTCGGCTCGACCCGCATCACCGCTTCTTTTTTGGTAATTAACCCTTCCTCGACCATATCGACAGCAACTTTGATCGCCGCCTTGGCGGTGCGCTTGCCGTTGCGGGTCTGCAGCATGTAGAGTTTGTTCTTCTCGATGGTGAACTCGATATCCTGCATATCACGGTAGTGCTTCTCAAGGGTTTCCTGAACCTTCATCAACTGGCCGAAACATTCCGGCAGCAGCTCCTCCATCGAGCCGGCACCCTGCTCCTGCAGCACCGGCTGCGGCGTCCGGATGCCGGCGACGACATCCTCGCCCTGGGCGTTGATCAAAAACTCGCCGTAGAACTTCTTTTCACCGGTCGACGGGTTCCGGGTAAAGGCGACGCCGGTAGCGCAGTCGTCACCCATGTTGCCGAAGACCATCGATTGCACGTTGACCGCGGTCCCCCACTCGGCCGGGATATTATTGAGCTTGCGGTAGGTGATGGCGCGGGTGTTCATCCAGGAATCGAAAACGGCGCTGACGGCTCCCCAGAGCTGTTCCTTCGGATCGGTCGGGAAATCCTTGCCGATTTCTTCCTTGACCTTGATCTTGAACTGGAAGACCAGGTCCTTGAGATCTTCGGCGGAGAGAGCCGTATCCTCTTCGACGCCCTTCTCATGCTTCATCTTCTCGAGAAGATCCTCGAGGATTTCTCCATTCATCCCCATGACGACGTTGGTATACATCTGGATAAACCGGCGGTAGGAATCGTAGGCGAAGCGCTCGTCGCCGCTCTGGGCGATGACCCCCTTGACGGTCTGATCGTTCAGCCCGAGGTTGAGCACGGTATCCATCATCCCCGGCATCGAGGCCCGCGCCCCGGAGCGGACTGAAACCAGCAGCGGATTGCTGGCGTCGCCGAACTTTTTACCCATCAGCTTTTCAACCCGGCCGAGATTCTCCTCGACCTCGGCCGCGAGCGTCTCCGGGTATTTCTTGTCGTTGTCGTAATAGGTCGTACAGACTTCGGTGGTGATGGTGAAACCAGCCGGAACCGGCAGGCCGATTGATGTCATTTCTGCCAGGTTGGCACCCTTGCCACCGAGCAGATTCTTCATGTCCCCGCGTCCCTCGGAGATTCCGTCCCCGAAGAAATACACAAATTTGGCCATCAAACTCCTCCTCAAAAGTTAATGCCGGAGCCCCCGTGCTCCGTTTAGATTGACAAACCCCGAAACAACAATTAGCAAAAAACTTCTTAGCGGAGAGCCGCTGAGATGGAGAGAAAACCTTTAAAAGCTTAAAAAAATCCGGTTTTGTTTCTCTCCGACTCTGCCTCTCTCCATCTCTCCGTTAGAAGATCTTTCCTGCTTCAATAAAACAGCCGACTGTGATCAGTCGGCTATTCTGGTAAAGTCTGCGATGTCTTCGAACAGGCGCGCAATTGCGGTCAGCAATGCCAGCCGGTTGTTCTTGATGTTTTCATCATCGGCCATGACCATGACCCCTTCGAAGAAGGCATCGACATAGTCGCGGAGCGGCACGATGGTCTGTAAAGCACTGACATAGTCGCCTTGATGGCGAAACTTTTCGATCTTGTCGCCGACCTGGAGGAAGGCGGAGTAGAGGGCATCTTCGTACGGTCCCTCGAACAGCTGCTTGTCGACCGGCTGGTTGACACCGCCTTTGATAATATTGGCAACCCGCTTGAACGTCGCCGCCAGGTATTCGAATTCGCCCTGTTCTTTCAGCTTCGCCAGCGCCCTGATCCGCTCCGTCGCATCGTTCGGGTCATCGAACGAGGCCGAAAGCACGGCATCGACCAGATCGGCCGGATAGTCCTGCGAGGTCAGCATGTTGACAAAACGGAGGCGGATGAACTCGATCACCTCGGCCCGGACCTCTTCGACCGGCCGGGTCAGCTTATCCTTGAGCTGGGCCAGGGCATCGTCAACCAGACCCGGAATCGAAATATTGAACTTGCGATCGAGGATGATGTTCAAAATACCGATTGCACTGCGCCGCAGGGCAAAGGGATCGGCCGAGCCGGTCGGAATCAGGCCGACGCCGAAACAGCCGCAGATCGAATCGATCTTGTCGGCGATCGAGACAAAGGCCCCGATATTATCGGACGGCAGTTCGCCACCCGCTTCGATCGGCAGATAGTGTTCATGAATTGCCACGGCGACGCGGGGATCTTCGCCATCGATCTTGGCGTACTCACGCCCCATGATCCCCTGCAGCTCCGGAAACTCGTAGACCATGCCGGTCTCAAGATCACACTTGCTGAGCAGGGCCGCCCGCTCGGTTTCGGCCTTGACCGACGGATCGAGCTGCTTCGCCAGGCCGACCGCGAGCTCTTTAAAGCGCATCACCTTCTCGTAGCTGGTGCCGAGCTTCTTCTGGTAGACCACCGACTTGAGGGCCTCGAGGCGGCTTTCGAGACTGACCTTCTGGTCTTCCGTCCAGAAGAACATGGCATCGGCCAGGCGGGCCCGGATGACCCGCTCATTCCCCTTGACGACAACCGCCGGATCGTCGACGCGCGTATTGGAAACAGTGATGAAGTGCGGCATCAGGTTGCCGTTCTTGTCGACAACCGTAAAGTAGCGCTGATGCTCGCGCATGCTGGTGATCAGCAATTCGCGCGGCAGTTGCAGATATTCTTCTTCGAAGGTGCCGACCAGCGGGGTCGGGTCCTCGACCAGGTAAGTGACCTCTTCGAGCAACCCTTCATCTTCATTCAGGCTGCCGCCAACCGATGTCGCTGCTTCGGCAATCCCTTTGCCGATTGCGCTTTTGCGTTTTTCCGGATCGGCGGTAACATAGTGGCGGTCACACTGGTCTTCGTAATTTTCGGCGTTCTGGATGATCATCGTTTCCGGCGCCATGAAGCGGTGCCCGCGCGAGAGGTTGCCGCTTTCGAGATTGCCGAAGGTAAACGGAACCACCTCGCCATTGAACAGCGCAACAATCCAGTGCATCGGCCGGGCGAAGCGGACATCGAGATCCTTCCAGCGCATCGACTTCTTGAATGAAATATTGCCGATCAGGCGCGGCAGAATCTCGGGGAGGAGTTCCCTGGTCGGCTTCCCCTTCTCCTCCTTCTCGACCGATACGTATTCCCCTTTATCGGTCTCGACGATTTTCAGGTCGGAGACGTCGACGCCCTGGCCGCGGGCAAAGCCTTCACCGGCCCTGGTCGGATTGCCATCGGCATCAAAAGCAACTTTCTTTGCCGGACCCATCGCCTTGATCCGGACATCCGGCTGCTGTTCCGACAGATCGGCTACGGCAATCGCCAGGCGTCGCGGCGTCGCAAAGGTTTTGATCTCACCTAACTCGATTCTGGCATTTGCCAGCTCCTTGCGGATCAGCCCTTCCATATCCTTCAGGGCCTTCGGGATGAACCCGGCCGGAATCTCTTCGGTTCCTATTTCAAGGAATAATTCCTTTGTCATTTCAGTTACTCCAATTACGTTAACGCCCGTTCGCACTGCTCACTCAAGACGCAAAGTCGGCAAAGTAGAGTCAGGAAACTGCCGAGGCAGTTTTAACCACTTTTTCTCGTCCGGGTTTGTTAAATAATAAATTAATTCTCTTCTCTGCGCCCTTGCGTCTTTGCGTTCAATGCAGCCTTGTCTCAGATTACTTCTTCAACAACGGAAAACCCATCTTCTCCCGTTGGGCGACATACCCCTCGGCGCAGAGGCGGGCGAGATTGCGCACACGCCCGATATAGTTGGCCCGCTCGGTCACCGAAATGGCGCCGCGGGCATCCAGCAGGTTGAACGAATGCGAGCATTTCAGAACAAAGTCGTAGGCCGGAAAGACCAGCTCCTTTTCGGCCAGCCGCTTGCACTCCTCTTCGTACATGTCGAAGAGGTTGGTCAGCATGTCGGTGTCGGCTTCCTCGAAGTTGTAGTGCGAGAATTCAACTTCGGTCTGGTGATGGATGTCGCCGTACTTGATCCCGTCGACCCACTCCAGATCGTAGACATTATCGACCCCCTGGATGTACATGGCGATCCGCTCAATGCCATAGGTCAGCTCGCCGGAGACCGGCTTGAGATCGATGCCGCCGCACTGCTGGAAATAGGTAAACTGGGTGATCTCCATACCGTCGAGCCAGACCTCCCAGCCGAGACCCCAGGCGCCGAGAGTCGGCGATTCCCAGTCGTCTTCGACGAAACGGATGTCGTGCTTGCTCGAATCGATACCGAAGCTCTTCAGCGAGTCGAGATAGAGCTCCTGGATATCGAGCGGCGACGGCTTGAGAATAACCTGGAACTGATAGTAGTGCTGCAGGCGATTCGGGTTCTCGCCATAGCGACCATCGGTCGGCCGGCGCGACGGTTCAACGTAAGCGACTTTCCACGGCTCCGGGCCGAGTGAACGCAAAAACGTCGCCG from Desulfuromonas sp. includes these protein-coding regions:
- a CDS encoding glycerate dehydrogenase — translated: MRIVVLDGYTMNPGDLDMDPLMRLGECEIHDRTDQEDVLQRIGTADVIVLTNKTVLDAEIINALPNLKYIGVLATGYNVVDLEAARAKGIVVTNVPAYSTSSVVQMVFALLLELTQKVALHDKLVRKGRWEECPDFSFTAMPLLELEGKTMGIVGYGTIGRRVAQVARSFGMNILVYTANPEKYQRDTTVRFIDLDNLFGQSDVISLHCPLTPETENLVNEERITLMKKSAILINTGRGQLVDEWALSDALDAKQIAGAGIDVLSEEPPRTHHPLIGATNCFVTPHIAWATREARMRLLAIAVENIKAFIDGEPINVVS
- a CDS encoding pyruvate, phosphate dikinase, whose amino-acid sequence is MMAKFVYFFGDGISEGRGDMKNLLGGKGANLAEMTSIGLPVPAGFTITTEVCTTYYDNDKKYPETLAAEVEENLGRVEKLMGKKFGDASNPLLVSVRSGARASMPGMMDTVLNLGLNDQTVKGVIAQSGDERFAYDSYRRFIQMYTNVVMGMNGEILEDLLEKMKHEKGVEEDTALSAEDLKDLVFQFKIKVKEEIGKDFPTDPKEQLWGAVSAVFDSWMNTRAITYRKLNNIPAEWGTAVNVQSMVFGNMGDDCATGVAFTRNPSTGEKKFYGEFLINAQGEDVVAGIRTPQPVLQEQGAGSMEELLPECFGQLMKVQETLEKHYRDMQDIEFTIEKNKLYMLQTRNGKRTAKAAIKVAVDMVEEGLITKKEAVMRVEPNQLDQLLHPSLDPNAEKNVVAKGLPASPGAVSGEIVFSADEAEEAAKIGHKVILTRIETSPEDIHGMHAAQGILTARGGMTSHAAVVARGMGKCCVAGCGDIKVSYTDQQFITPSGEVFKKGDVITLDGATGEVIKGEVPTVKPELTGDFETLMTWVDEYRRMKVRTNADTPTDSQVARDFGAEGIGLCRTEHMFFEGDRIMAVREMILAADVDGRKRALDKILPMQRSDFHGLFQVMKGLPVTIRLLDPPLHEFLPHSDDEIEALAKDVGVEASTLKAKVESLHEFNPMLGHRGCRLAVTFPEIYNMQVRAIMEAACQLIKDDGYDIVPEIMIPLVSEVRELGILRANAIRIADAVIAEYGVEVEYLIGTMIELPRAALTANAIAEEADFFSFGTNDLTQTTYGLSRDDAGKFLPFYVDKEIYPNDPFVAIDQDGVGELVKIGCERGRETRPDIKLGICGEHGGEPSSVIFCHKAGLDYVSCSPYRVPIARLAAAHAALIDE
- a CDS encoding glycine--tRNA ligase subunit beta, with translation MTKELFLEIGTEEIPAGFIPKALKDMEGLIRKELANARIELGEIKTFATPRRLAIAVADLSEQQPDVRIKAMGPAKKVAFDADGNPTRAGEGFARGQGVDVSDLKIVETDKGEYVSVEKEEKGKPTRELLPEILPRLIGNISFKKSMRWKDLDVRFARPMHWIVALFNGEVVPFTFGNLESGNLSRGHRFMAPETMIIQNAENYEDQCDRHYVTADPEKRKSAIGKGIAEAATSVGGSLNEDEGLLEEVTYLVEDPTPLVGTFEEEYLQLPRELLITSMREHQRYFTVVDKNGNLMPHFITVSNTRVDDPAVVVKGNERVIRARLADAMFFWTEDQKVSLESRLEALKSVVYQKKLGTSYEKVMRFKELAVGLAKQLDPSVKAETERAALLSKCDLETGMVYEFPELQGIMGREYAKIDGEDPRVAVAIHEHYLPIEAGGELPSDNIGAFVSIADKIDSICGCFGVGLIPTGSADPFALRRSAIGILNIILDRKFNISIPGLVDDALAQLKDKLTRPVEEVRAEVIEFIRLRFVNMLTSQDYPADLVDAVLSASFDDPNDATERIRALAKLKEQGEFEYLAATFKRVANIIKGGVNQPVDKQLFEGPYEDALYSAFLQVGDKIEKFRHQGDYVSALQTIVPLRDYVDAFFEGVMVMADDENIKNNRLALLTAIARLFEDIADFTRIAD
- the glyQ gene encoding glycine--tRNA ligase subunit alpha → MTFQDLILALQNYWAKKGCVIQQPYDMEKGAGTFHPATFLRSLGPEPWKVAYVEPSRRPTDGRYGENPNRLQHYYQFQVILKPSPLDIQELYLDSLKSFGIDSSKHDIRFVEDDWESPTLGAWGLGWEVWLDGMEITQFTYFQQCGGIDLKPVSGELTYGIERIAMYIQGVDNVYDLEWVDGIKYGDIHHQTEVEFSHYNFEEADTDMLTNLFDMYEEECKRLAEKELVFPAYDFVLKCSHSFNLLDARGAISVTERANYIGRVRNLARLCAEGYVAQREKMGFPLLKK